The following coding sequences lie in one Phalacrocorax carbo chromosome 3, bPhaCar2.1, whole genome shotgun sequence genomic window:
- the UBE2J1 gene encoding ubiquitin-conjugating enzyme E2 J1 isoform X1 — MEARYNLKSPAVKRLMKEAAELKDPTDHYHAQPLEDNLFEWHFTVRGPPDSDFDGGIYHGRIVLPPEYPMKPPSIILLTANGRFEVGKKICLSISGHHPETWQPSWSIRTALLAIIGFMPTKGEGAIGSLDYTPEERRALAKKSQDFCCEMCGTSMKTALLPLTSGSVSSQADKEAKELARQISFKAEVNSSRKSDAGPSNTSGLNHSAASREPQQHGAARAFQDPTNATSDTQNSSAAASQEHTPPASTNMSLSPRQRRAQQQSQRRAPSSTDFNRVQQPRVHMNQTGSTVLIVLLTLALAALIFRRIYLANEYIFEL, encoded by the exons ctgtCAAACGTTTGATGAAAGAGGCCGCAGAACTGAAGGATCCTACAGATCATTATCACGCACAGCCTTTGGAG GATAATCTTTTTGAATGGCACTTTACTGTGAGAGGCCCTCCAGATTCAGATTTCGATGGAGGGATTTATCACGGGAGAATCGTACTACCACCTGAATATCCCATGAAACCACCCAGCATTATTTTGCTGACA gcCAATGGCAGGTTTGAAGTGGGGAAGAAAATTTGCTTAAGCATCTCAGGGCATCATCCTGAAACATGGCAGCCTTCATGGAGTA TAAGAACAGCTTTACTAGCCATTATTGGATTTATGCCAACCAAAGGTGAAGGAGCAATAGGATCTCTAGATTATACaccagaagaaagaagagctcTTGCAAAGAA GTCACAAGACTTCTGTTGTGAAATGTGTGGCACATCGATGAAGACAGCCCTCTTACCACTAACATCCGGAAGTGTGTCAAGCCAGGCAGACAAGGAGGCTAAAGAACTTGCCAGACAAATTAGCTTCAAG GCAGAAGTCAATTCATCCAGGAAGTCTGATGCTGGACCTTCAAACACATCAGGTTTGAACCACTCCGCCGCTTCACGTGAGCCCCAGCAGCATGGTGCAGCTAGAGCATTCCAGGACCCCACAAATGCAACG TCTGACACTCAGAATAGCAGTGCAGCAGCCAGTCAAGAGCATACTCCCCCTGCGTCCACTAACATGTCTTTGAGCCCGCGGCAGCGCCGTGCCCAGCAGCAGAGTCAGAGACGGGCTCCGTCTTCAACTGACTTTAACCGGGTACAGCAACCGAGAGTCCACATGAACCAGACTGGATCAACTGTTCTGATTGTCCTGCTGACTTTGGCACTGGCAGCTCTTATATTTCGTAGAATATATTTGGCTAACGAGTATATATTTGAGTTGTAA
- the UBE2J1 gene encoding ubiquitin-conjugating enzyme E2 J1 isoform X2 gives MKEAAELKDPTDHYHAQPLEDNLFEWHFTVRGPPDSDFDGGIYHGRIVLPPEYPMKPPSIILLTANGRFEVGKKICLSISGHHPETWQPSWSIRTALLAIIGFMPTKGEGAIGSLDYTPEERRALAKKSQDFCCEMCGTSMKTALLPLTSGSVSSQADKEAKELARQISFKAEVNSSRKSDAGPSNTSGLNHSAASREPQQHGAARAFQDPTNATSDTQNSSAAASQEHTPPASTNMSLSPRQRRAQQQSQRRAPSSTDFNRVQQPRVHMNQTGSTVLIVLLTLALAALIFRRIYLANEYIFEL, from the exons ATGAAAGAGGCCGCAGAACTGAAGGATCCTACAGATCATTATCACGCACAGCCTTTGGAG GATAATCTTTTTGAATGGCACTTTACTGTGAGAGGCCCTCCAGATTCAGATTTCGATGGAGGGATTTATCACGGGAGAATCGTACTACCACCTGAATATCCCATGAAACCACCCAGCATTATTTTGCTGACA gcCAATGGCAGGTTTGAAGTGGGGAAGAAAATTTGCTTAAGCATCTCAGGGCATCATCCTGAAACATGGCAGCCTTCATGGAGTA TAAGAACAGCTTTACTAGCCATTATTGGATTTATGCCAACCAAAGGTGAAGGAGCAATAGGATCTCTAGATTATACaccagaagaaagaagagctcTTGCAAAGAA GTCACAAGACTTCTGTTGTGAAATGTGTGGCACATCGATGAAGACAGCCCTCTTACCACTAACATCCGGAAGTGTGTCAAGCCAGGCAGACAAGGAGGCTAAAGAACTTGCCAGACAAATTAGCTTCAAG GCAGAAGTCAATTCATCCAGGAAGTCTGATGCTGGACCTTCAAACACATCAGGTTTGAACCACTCCGCCGCTTCACGTGAGCCCCAGCAGCATGGTGCAGCTAGAGCATTCCAGGACCCCACAAATGCAACG TCTGACACTCAGAATAGCAGTGCAGCAGCCAGTCAAGAGCATACTCCCCCTGCGTCCACTAACATGTCTTTGAGCCCGCGGCAGCGCCGTGCCCAGCAGCAGAGTCAGAGACGGGCTCCGTCTTCAACTGACTTTAACCGGGTACAGCAACCGAGAGTCCACATGAACCAGACTGGATCAACTGTTCTGATTGTCCTGCTGACTTTGGCACTGGCAGCTCTTATATTTCGTAGAATATATTTGGCTAACGAGTATATATTTGAGTTGTAA